The nucleotide window AGGATTGAACGACTTCGTTGCGGCAAAGATTGCGGAAAGACGCGTCAGTGAAGACGATGTCGTCACGTTGCGCAGATACATCTACGGCGATATGGCCGTGTCGCTGGAAGAAGGTGCTTCACTCTTTCACCTGAACAACGCATCGCCCGATCTTTGCGAGGCATGGTTTGTGCTCTTTCCCGAAGCGATTGCCGACATTCTCGTCAATCAGGCCAGTCCTCAGGGTTACGTCTCAAATGACAATGCCGATTGGTTGATCGGTCAAATCACCGCAGACGGCAAGGTGTGTTCAGCAACCGAACTGGATGCCGTATTGCATGTGCTTGAGAAGGCGCGTGAAGTCCCTGAAAGTCTTGAATTGTTTGCACTAAACACGGTCAAAGACAGTGTCTTGACCGGCAAAGGTGCTACGCGTTCAGGAGAGCAATTGAGACCGGGTGTTATCGGAGATGCCGAGGTCGAGCTGTTGCGCAGAGTGCTTTATGCAGGATCCGGCAGCCGCGGCTCGGCCATATCCAGGGCTGAAGCTGAAATCCTGTTCGAGTTGAACGACGCGACCGTTGAAGCTGACAATGCCCCGGCTTGGTCAGAACTCTTCGTGAAAGCCGTTGCCAACTACATGATGGCCATGTCCGGTTTCACACCGCCTTCCCGGGATGTTGCTCTTGCTCGTGAAAACTGGCTTGAGACACCGGGTGGTTTTGACGGCGGGCTTGGCGGTTTTTTCAAGAAAATGATTGGCGGAGGCCTTGGCGGTGTGCTCGATGCACATGAGAGCAAGCCGTCGGCATATGCCGAGCGAGGCGCTGCGATTGAAGAGGAAATCGCGCGGAACGAAATCGTTACGGAAGAAGAGGCTTCCTGGCTGGTGACGCGAATAGGCCAGGACGGCGTCTTGCACGAAAACGAGAAATCCCTGCTGCGGTTCATCCGCGAGGAAAGCCCGAATATTCATCCTCTTTTGAAGCCGCTGATGGACAAGGCGATTTGACCGCATGACCGGTCAGTCGCTCATTCCATTCGCATGGCTTCTGTCTCGATGATCAGATTGACTTCATCGCCAACAAATCCGTTGTCGACCGCATAGTTCATTCCATATTGGCTGCGGATGACCGTTCCGCGAGCGCTGATGCCAAGCGTGAAGCGGCTGTGCCCAAACGGGTAGTTCGCTGCCTTGTTGAGGGTCACCTCAAGTTTTAGCGGATGCTTTTGCCCAAGCAGTTCAAGCTCGCCCTCAACGGTGCCGGTGGTATCGCTGGTGGGGGTGCCTTCGGATGCGGTAAATGTCATGACCGGGAACTTTTCCACGTTCAGAAAATCCTTGTTCCGAACGTGATTGTCTCGGGCTTCATTGAACGATTCAACGCTCTTGGTATTGACGGTGATTTCTACGTCAGTGAGCGTCTGCGTCTCCATGTCGTAGCTGAACCCGCCCGCGAAATCCAAGAACACGCCAAGCGTGTCGGCATAGCCCAGATGATCGACCATGAAGACGATTGTCGTGTGCTCCGGGTCGAGCTCATAGCGATGCGGCTCTGCAAGAGCAGGTGTTGCAGCGATCGAAAGGGCAAACAGGCTTCCAAGCAGTCTCGTCATTGCGTCCTCTCAAGGGCTCCGGCCTTCGGTTCCAAAGAGAGCTAGCGCGTTTTGTCATCACGACAATGCCAAAGGAACGCTCACTTGTGGTGAGGGCTCGGGCAGAAAATACCGGGTAGCGTTTACAGACCTGCGATCTGTTACATCGGGGCCCTGGGCCGACAAATCATGGCGTGTGCCTGGCGAATTTGCCCAACATTGCCCGATTGGTGACAAATGCGCAAAATCTGCACATCCTCTCAGTGGGGCCTGCAGTTTAAGTCGCCAATCTGGACCCATGAGACATCCAGCTTCAAAGACCACTTCATTTGCCCCATTTTCAATCGAACGACCTTATGTTCGCCGGCCAGGTTGGCGATCGCGCGGTGGCAACCTTACCCCGTCGGCCGTCTGTCCGGTTTTTCAAAACGACCAGGCTATAGACAAAACACTCCCACGCGGCCTGCGCCGAGACGGCTGGTGGCTGGAAACCTGATCTTGCCTCAGTTATTTGTAATTGTTCTGCTGCCTATTGCGGAAATATCTTTTTCGGGAAGTCAATTTTGCCCAGCAAAACCATTCTTGTCGTCGACGATGACCCCAATATTCGTGAAGTGATCTGTTTCGCGCTTCAAAAAGCTTCCTATGCATTCGAGACGGCAGCTGACGGCAAGGAGGCGATTGACAAGACCAGCCTTCTGGACCCTGCGCTGATTGTCCTGGATATCGGTCTGCCTGAAATGGACGGGCTGGAGGTCTGTCGACACTTGCGGCGGAGCACGGATGTGCCGATCCTGTTTCTTTCCGCGCGCGATGATGAAATAGATCGGATTGTCGGTCTGGAACTCGGTGCCGATGACTATGTCACCAAACCTTTCAGCCCACGCGAATTGATTGCCAGGGTAGGTGCCATTTTAAAGCGCTACGGAGTTACAACTCAGGAAACTGAACTGTCGGAGACGTCGCTGTCGCACGGCATTGTCCTGCTGGAAAAGGATCAGCGCCTGGTTACAGTGAGCGAAGCCAACGTCGGCCTCACAGCCATTGAGTTCGATATTCTGGCAGCGTTGTTGAGCCGCCCCAAGATCGTTTTTACCCGTGAGCGTATTCTGGAAAGTGCCTACAAGGACAATATTCACGTCTCGGACCGAACGATCGACAGTCACATTCGAAACATCAGGGCCAAACTGAACGACGCCGGGTGCTCAGATGCGATTGAAACCGTTCACGGGGTCGGATTTCGCCTCGGCAACTGCTCCGCTCGGCCCGGATAAGATCCGTCAATGCTGCTATCGTGTGCCTTCAGAGACAAATGGCGCCCACCGCTTTTTTTGGTGGTGGCAGTCGTTCTCTGCATCATGTTGCTTGTGCCTTTTGCCGGCATTGCGTTTTTCAGGGTCTATGAAAACCAGCTCGTCCAGACCACAGAAGCCGAATTGATCGCGCAATCGGCGGCCATTGCGTCCGTGGCGGCACAGCGTCTGGAACAAGTTGGTGGCGCCGATTTGCCACTGGGCCCGGTGGTTGAGCGCTCGGGTACCTCTTCCTACGATAAAGGTGCATCCGCTCGTCAGCCGGGTGGCAACTGGACACCTCAATTGCCGCTCCTTGACCTGAACAAGACGCGGGTGCTGCCAAGACGTCCCAAGCCACTGGCACCACAGGCAGAAGTGCATTCAAGGACAGCACTTGTGGGAACGGAACTGGGGCCAATTCTTGAGAACACTCAAAAACTGACGCTTGCCGGATTTCGTGTTCTGGACGTCCATGGAACCGTCATTGCCGGCCGGGATGAACTTGGCCAGTCCCTTGCGCATGTCGCCGAGGTGCGATCGGCCTTGGAAGGGAATTATGCCAGTGTTCTCAGAGAGCGCGCCGTTGAAAATCCACAGCCGATCTATTCCATCAGTCGCGGCACAAGCGTTCGTGTTTTTATCGCACTGCCGATTGTTGTGAACGATAGGGTCGCAGGGGTTGTCTACGCCTCGCGAACACCGAGCAACATATTGAAGGAAATGTTCTGGAAACGCGAAACCGTGTTCTGGGTGTCGGTCTTCATTCTCGGAGCAACCTTTGTTGTCGGCTATATTTTTGCGCGCGCAATTTCAGGCCCGATCAAGGCGCTGACACACCGTTCGCTGAGGATCGGCACGGGAGATCGCGAAGCACTGAAGCCGTTGAAAATCCACGGTAACCGGGAAATCCATGCTTTATCTGAAAGCATGCTCGACATGTCGCGCAAGCTGTTTGATCGCAATGACTACATCAACACTTTCGCCAATCATGTCACCCACGAACTGAAGTCTCCGTTGACGGCCATCCAGGGTGCAGCGGAACTGCTGGCAGACAGCGATGGTCTGAGCGACGAAGATCGAAAGAGGTTCCTGAAGAATATTCTCCGCGATACCGAGCGTGCATCTTTGTTGTTGAACAGGCTCCGAGACCTGGCACGCGCCGACAGTGTCGAGATTGGAGGAGACTCGCGTCTTCAGATGGTTCTCGCCGAGATACAGTCAAAAACCGAAGGTTTCGCGATTGATTGCGAAGGAAACGCAGACCTGCCCATGTCTGCGGAAAACGCCCGGATCGTTTTCTCAAATCTTATTGACAATGCCCATCAGCATGGTGCGGATCGTGTGGTTGTCACACCGCAAGCTGTGGGGAATGGGCTCAAGGTAAGTGTCAGCGACAACGGGAAGGGTATTTCGTCAGGGAACGCCGAACAGGTTTTCGACCTGTTCTTCACAACCCGGCGCGACAGCGGGGGCACCGGTATGGGCCTCGGGATTGTTCAGGCCCTTCTCAAGGCGCATGGCGCAACGATACGTCTTGGCCCACAAGTGCAAGGGGCATGTTTCGAAATCTGGTTTCCGCCAAGGGCACGCCCAATCAAATCGTCCAACGAGAGCTGAACTCGCCTGCAAGATGATCTATCAATGCACGCACTCTGCGTGTCAGGTGCCTGTTGGGCGGGTAGAGGGCATACACCCCGAAATTCTCCGTCGCAAAGTCAGGCAGCACTCTTTCCAGCTTCCCCTCCTGAAACGCCTCTTCGACTGCATAGAGCGGAGCGCGTGTTATTCCCAAACCTCCAATTGCCAGCGCGGCCAGTGCTCTGGGGGCATTGGCCCTGACAGCACCACTTAGCCGGACGGTCTGTTCCTGGCCATTGGTGTAAAAACGCCAGGTGTTCAGGTCCTGTTGGTTGTTGTCGACCAGACAGACATGCGTTTGCAGAGCTTTCGGATGTTGGGGCCGGCCATGTTGTTCCAGGTAATTCGGCGAGGCGCACATGACCAGGGGCATATCGGACAGTTTTCGTGCGATCAGAGTGGAGTCCCGGAGTGTGCTGATGCGAATTGCCAGATCCAGCCCTTCTTCAACCACCGCCACTCGGTTGTCCGTCAAATACATATCGAGCTCGACTTCAGGATGCGTGTTCAGGAAAGGCACCAGCGCTTCCGTCAACTTGGTGCTTCCGAAGCCTGTTGGTGCGGTGAGCCGGATCGGGCCGGCTAGGGCGCTCTGGCGTTCGCTGACGAGGGAGTCCAGATCATCGATCTGCTCCAGGATCGGGCGGCTTCGCTCCAGATAGGCCGTTCCGACATCGGTCAGCGAAACGCTGCGTGTGGTCCGATTGAAGAGCTGGGTTCTGAGTTGGCCCTCCAGATGTCGAACATATTTGCTGACCAGTTTTGTCGATAGCCCGAGGCGGCGACCTGCGGCCGTAAACGAGCCCTCCTGAGCCACCGCCACAAAAGCTCGAATCGTTTCAATCTTGTCCATGATCTGCCTCTTGATTGGAGCGACAGGTATTATTGTCGCCACTTTGTACATAATTATTGAACAAGATTGAGGATTATTTCCATATAGGAGAATTGGCATATTGCGATCAGCGGCCCGGCATCAAGGTCGGCAACCGCAGGAGGTTCAAGATCGCAAGGGTATGATCATGTCCAATTCTATCAAAATTCACCGCTTTCCATTGTCCGGGCACTGCCATCGGGTTGAGCTGTTCTGCAATCTGACAGGCATCAAGCATGAGCTGGTTGATGTTGATCTGGCAGGTGGCGAGCACAAACAGGAACCATTTTTGAAGCTCAATCCGGCCGGTAAGGTCCCGGTCATTGAGGATGGCGATGCTGTGCTTGCCGATTCAAATTCAATCCTTGTTTATCTCGCTCGCAAATACGCACCCGAATGGTTGCCGACTGATGCGGTCGAGGAAGCCGAAATTCAAAAATTCCTGTCGTTTGCCGCTGGCGAATTGGCTGCAGGGCCTTGTGCGGCGCGTCTGATCACCGTCTTCGGTGTGCCGCTTGATCCTGAGCGCGCAAAAGAAGTGTCCGCACAGGCGCTCAGCTTCCTGGAGAACCAACTGGCTGGTCGTGACTGGCTTGTCGGCAACCGTCCGACAATTGCCGATGTGGCGATGTACAGTTACGTGGCACATGCTCCGGAAGGCAACGTGTCTCTCGATCCTTACCCCGCCGTTAGAGCGCTCCTGAAGCGCATTGAAAACCTGCCGGGTTTCGTGGCGATGCCAGCAACCAAGGTTGGCCTGGCTGCCTGACAGCAGGACTTCCGGTCACTCTCAACCGGGTGACCGGTCCTTTGTTCAAAGTGAGGGAGATAATTGGATGCTTAAGACTGATATCGGCATTGCCGCCGACACCGGACGGTCTCCCTTTCACAAGGGCGAGCAGCAGGTACAGGAGCATATGGGGGAGCGTGATATCGAGCGCTGGGCCAAAGGGGCCATTCGGAACCATATGCCCGACCAGCACCGCGAATTCTTTGAAGCTCAACCGTTTTTGATAGTCTCCGCAAGAGACCGGCAAGGCCGCCCCTGGGCGAGTGTTCTGGAGGGCGGCACAGGGTTCGTCGCGTCACCGGAGGCAACTCGCCTTGATATTGATGCCTTGCCATCTCCTGGGGATCCGCTGGCAGATACCCTCAAAGCAGGAACAGATATCGGAATTCTGGGTATTGAGTTGGCCACCCGTCGCCGCAATAGGGTCAATGGACGTGTTGTCGGAGACAAGGCAGGGCATCTGAACTTCGTTGTTGGTCAGTCATTCGGCAATTGTCCGCAATACATCCGTGAGCGGTCGTACTGGTGGCACGAAGGTCCGCTGGAGACCAAGGTTCAGCGCGGCGAGGGTCTGACATCGTCGCAAATCGGCTGGATCCGGACCGCCGACACGTTTTTTATTGCGACGGGATACCAGGGCGACGGCGAAGATCCGGCCTTTGGGATGGATGCTTCCCACCGGGGCGGCGAAAAAGGTTTTGTGGAGGTGCTCGGCGATCGGACAATCCGCTTCCCCGATTATGCGGGAAACAGGTTTTACAACACGCTTGGCAACATCGTGCAGGACGGTCGCGCGGGCTTTCTGTTTCTGGATTTCGCAAGCGGGAGCCTGCTGCAATTGACAGGGCGTGCAACGATTGATTTCGAATCCGACGAAGTACGCCGTTTTGCCGGGGCCCGCCAACTTGTCACTCTGGACATCGAGGATGTTGTTGAAACGACTGCGGCTTTGAGGCTTCGTTGGCAGGCGGAAGCGGAAAATGCCCGATCTTTGCGTTTGATTGAAAAACACCGGGAAAGCGAAGACGTTGTGTCGTTCCTGTTTGAGGCACGCGATGGTGGCACTCTTGAGCCCTTTAAAGCCGGTCAACATCTTCCCATTGAACTGAGAATCCCGGGCTTTGACGAAAAGGTCCAGCGAACTTACTCGCTGTCGAATTCGTCGAACGGCAGGCACTATCGAATATCTGTGAAACGGGAGAGCAACGGCCTAGCTTCACGGTTCCTGCATGATGCCTTGCAACCGGGAACCATCCTTGAAAGCCGGAAACCCGCAGGTGATTTTTTACTGCCGGATGATAGCAAGCCAGTTGTTCTGGTGAGTGCCGGGATCGGTATCACTCCTATGCTCAGCATGGTGCAGTCGCTGGCAGTTAGCGGCGACAACCGAGCAGTCTGGTTCGTTCACGGGGCTCGCGATGGCGCACATCATCCGTTCAAACGCGATGTCGAGCAGATTTCCACGGAGAGCAGCAACGTTTCGACGTTGACGTTTTACAGCAGGCCGAAGGATGGTGACGAACAGGGGCGCGACTACGATGTTGAAGGGCGTATTTCAGGAGAGGCTTTGAAGTCGCTTGTAGCCCGAAATGACGCGCATTATCTGCTCTGCGGGCCAGCTGCCTTTCTGGCCGGGATCCAGGCTGAACTCGAACTTATGGGAGTGCCTGAAGCGCTGATCCACACAGAAGCCTTTTAACATCGGAAGCCTTGAAGTTGCTTGGGCGGCTCAACCGTTGGAGAGAAAGTCCACGTGAATGTGGTTGCCGTCCGGGTCCCAAAGATTGAAGGCGACCAGATCAAGGCCTGGTGGTCCAGAGCGGCGGTATTCTTCACCGCTTTCCTTTAGACGTTGTTCGAATTCCGCAAGGCCTGTTGCGGTAAATGCGAAATGCTCCAGTTTCAGCTCCTTTTCGGAGCCAACCGCAGGATCGCCTTCAATTTCAACGAGGTGAATGACCGCCTGACTGCCCGCATAGAGCCAGGCCCCAGGAAAGGGGAAATCGGGCCGGGAACCGGACTTCAGTCCCAGAACGTTTTCGTACCAGGCAACCATTGTCTGGAGTTGCTTCGTTCTCAAGTTGACGTGGTCGAGCTTTTCGATCTGCATGGCGTTAGTGTTTCCATTTGATGGAGCAACCAATCGAAGGGATCTGCTCAAGCGGACCGGTTCCAGTTTCAGCGACCTGTTTCATTGCTTCAAAAAGGTCTCGTCGCATGTCAATGTCCGCGACATTCATGCGTGTTGCGTCCAGACGGCCGCGATATTGCAGCCCAAGGCTTTTGTCGAAACCGAAAAAGTCGGGTGTGCAAACCGCACCATAAGCCTGGGCAATGGCTTGGCTCTCATCGTGCAGATACGGGAAGGGAAAGGCTCGAGTTTCCGTGAGCCTTTTCATGTTGGCAAAATTGTCTTGCGGATAGGCGACGGGATCGTTTGAACAGATTGCGGCAATCCCGATGCCTAGTGCCTTTAGGTCCTGAGTATCGCGCACGATCTTGTCGAGTATCGCGAGCACGAATGGACAATGGTTGCAAATGAACATGACAAGCGTGCCATTTTCACCCTTCAGGTCATCGAGCCGATATGTTTTGCCATCAGTGCCCGGCAACTCGAATGTCGGGGCAGGCCAATTGAAATCGCAAACCGGGGGAGAAAGCGCAGCCATGAAGTCCTCCATTAGATCGCAGGTACATAGCACAGAAATTTCCACCTGAAGACACGTTGGCCTGCACAGGGACCGGAGGCCGCGCGCTTCTGGTTATCCCTGTACAAGACGTCATTTCGGCTTTAGCCGATCACGGTCATTTCGTTGAGCGTGAAATCGGCAACCGCGCCTTCTGTTGCCTTCATGTAAGCGGCAAGATGCGGCGCATTCATGTGTGTCTGCCACAGCTCACGGCTTTCCCAGTTCTCGTAAAAGAGAAAATGTGCGGGATTTTCGTTGTCCTGATGCAGGTCGTAGTTGATGCAACCCGCTTCGGCGCGGGTAATTTCGATCAGTTTCAGCAACTCGGCTTTCACCAGGTCAATTTGATCCGGGTTTGCCTTGATATTGGCGACAATTGTCAGTCGGGACACTGTTGATCTCCTGTTTGGTGTTCGTCGGTATCGACAACCTAATCACTTGACATTTACGGATAAAGAGGCATTTCTCGATTTCATAATCCGGAAATGCCGAATAATGCTACTCGATAACATCGCCCTGTTCGTGAAGATCGTTGAGAATGGCAGCCTTGCCGCGGCGGCAAGACAAACTGGCTTGTCGCCAACGACCGTATCGGAGCGTCTTTCCGCATTGGAAACGCATTACG belongs to Roseibium porphyridii and includes:
- a CDS encoding YceI family protein; its protein translation is MTRLLGSLFALSIAATPALAEPHRYELDPEHTTIVFMVDHLGYADTLGVFLDFAGGFSYDMETQTLTDVEITVNTKSVESFNEARDNHVRNKDFLNVEKFPVMTFTASEGTPTSDTTGTVEGELELLGQKHPLKLEVTLNKAANYPFGHSRFTLGISARGTVIRSQYGMNYAVDNGFVGDEVNLIIETEAMRME
- a CDS encoding response regulator transcription factor, with amino-acid sequence MPSKTILVVDDDPNIREVICFALQKASYAFETAADGKEAIDKTSLLDPALIVLDIGLPEMDGLEVCRHLRRSTDVPILFLSARDDEIDRIVGLELGADDYVTKPFSPRELIARVGAILKRYGVTTQETELSETSLSHGIVLLEKDQRLVTVSEANVGLTAIEFDILAALLSRPKIVFTRERILESAYKDNIHVSDRTIDSHIRNIRAKLNDAGCSDAIETVHGVGFRLGNCSARPG
- a CDS encoding HAMP domain-containing sensor histidine kinase; translation: MLLSCAFRDKWRPPLFLVVAVVLCIMLLVPFAGIAFFRVYENQLVQTTEAELIAQSAAIASVAAQRLEQVGGADLPLGPVVERSGTSSYDKGASARQPGGNWTPQLPLLDLNKTRVLPRRPKPLAPQAEVHSRTALVGTELGPILENTQKLTLAGFRVLDVHGTVIAGRDELGQSLAHVAEVRSALEGNYASVLRERAVENPQPIYSISRGTSVRVFIALPIVVNDRVAGVVYASRTPSNILKEMFWKRETVFWVSVFILGATFVVGYIFARAISGPIKALTHRSLRIGTGDREALKPLKIHGNREIHALSESMLDMSRKLFDRNDYINTFANHVTHELKSPLTAIQGAAELLADSDGLSDEDRKRFLKNILRDTERASLLLNRLRDLARADSVEIGGDSRLQMVLAEIQSKTEGFAIDCEGNADLPMSAENARIVFSNLIDNAHQHGADRVVVTPQAVGNGLKVSVSDNGKGISSGNAEQVFDLFFTTRRDSGGTGMGLGIVQALLKAHGATIRLGPQVQGACFEIWFPPRARPIKSSNES
- a CDS encoding LysR family transcriptional regulator, translated to MDKIETIRAFVAVAQEGSFTAAGRRLGLSTKLVSKYVRHLEGQLRTQLFNRTTRSVSLTDVGTAYLERSRPILEQIDDLDSLVSERQSALAGPIRLTAPTGFGSTKLTEALVPFLNTHPEVELDMYLTDNRVAVVEEGLDLAIRISTLRDSTLIARKLSDMPLVMCASPNYLEQHGRPQHPKALQTHVCLVDNNQQDLNTWRFYTNGQEQTVRLSGAVRANAPRALAALAIGGLGITRAPLYAVEEAFQEGKLERVLPDFATENFGVYALYPPNRHLTRRVRALIDHLAGEFSSRWTI
- a CDS encoding pyridoxamine 5'-phosphate oxidase family protein; translated protein: MLKTDIGIAADTGRSPFHKGEQQVQEHMGERDIERWAKGAIRNHMPDQHREFFEAQPFLIVSARDRQGRPWASVLEGGTGFVASPEATRLDIDALPSPGDPLADTLKAGTDIGILGIELATRRRNRVNGRVVGDKAGHLNFVVGQSFGNCPQYIRERSYWWHEGPLETKVQRGEGLTSSQIGWIRTADTFFIATGYQGDGEDPAFGMDASHRGGEKGFVEVLGDRTIRFPDYAGNRFYNTLGNIVQDGRAGFLFLDFASGSLLQLTGRATIDFESDEVRRFAGARQLVTLDIEDVVETTAALRLRWQAEAENARSLRLIEKHRESEDVVSFLFEARDGGTLEPFKAGQHLPIELRIPGFDEKVQRTYSLSNSSNGRHYRISVKRESNGLASRFLHDALQPGTILESRKPAGDFLLPDDSKPVVLVSAGIGITPMLSMVQSLAVSGDNRAVWFVHGARDGAHHPFKRDVEQISTESSNVSTLTFYSRPKDGDEQGRDYDVEGRISGEALKSLVARNDAHYLLCGPAAFLAGIQAELELMGVPEALIHTEAF
- a CDS encoding VOC family protein, with translation MQIEKLDHVNLRTKQLQTMVAWYENVLGLKSGSRPDFPFPGAWLYAGSQAVIHLVEIEGDPAVGSEKELKLEHFAFTATGLAEFEQRLKESGEEYRRSGPPGLDLVAFNLWDPDGNHIHVDFLSNG
- a CDS encoding thioredoxin family protein, whose translation is MAALSPPVCDFNWPAPTFELPGTDGKTYRLDDLKGENGTLVMFICNHCPFVLAILDKIVRDTQDLKALGIGIAAICSNDPVAYPQDNFANMKRLTETRAFPFPYLHDESQAIAQAYGAVCTPDFFGFDKSLGLQYRGRLDATRMNVADIDMRRDLFEAMKQVAETGTGPLEQIPSIGCSIKWKH
- a CDS encoding putative quinol monooxygenase, which gives rise to MSRLTIVANIKANPDQIDLVKAELLKLIEITRAEAGCINYDLHQDNENPAHFLFYENWESRELWQTHMNAPHLAAYMKATEGAVADFTLNEMTVIG